A region of Vigna radiata var. radiata cultivar VC1973A chromosome 6, Vradiata_ver6, whole genome shotgun sequence DNA encodes the following proteins:
- the LOC106764743 gene encoding E3 ubiquitin-protein ligase listerin isoform X2: protein MRRIQLVIPQCGMNGCFGSQKVSYPALVLFLDNVPPKSVGGDKFFLEFFKNLWAGRKISLSTDRLAFFQALQECFLWSLKNASRYNDGEESICHFRVTLVDHVLVKLFWKDFLTAGTSRADDIINSGKATVSSEENVSENVKVDILSMKYPMPYLQELGKCFIEILLGIYILDINVLSVFIEELQVNCMGALEQAVNVDIVERIILFMFLLEKHAVLKGAIWPLAYIVGPMLAKSFSLIKSSDSPDTVRLLSVAISVFGPQMIVQEVFIKNKGHYSSQVSCNGDKLREAEDFMQIFKNIFVPWCLQSNSCSTSALLDLLLALLDDEYFSEQWSFIINYVIGPSYSEFESRLLNADHAAILAMLLEKARDGRMKRKVKDDSSHSPGSNAKDWHHPYLESSAIAVSQSLPPFSTSYVQFICSLLGGLTEEKSSFLSRNALILIYEEIFRKLLCFLQASPFFWVQNAASVLINDEKIRVDFDSSLNIVEIAQFALEILDGSFYSLKTLDGESGLVSGILSAIFVIEWECNLSKALGYSLDDNSMIQIKPRITFGELVCAFHNKINVQFLRSLCSDSRKRLSNILVQSTRLALFAEDRLINDEIVSLCCTWVLEVLEHVCVDENEEQSLVQYLLSKDEMWPVFVTPNFSLTKASGDKKFVALIDKLISKIGIDRVFSGCGVLSPSLLGKGQELASSAWLGAEILCTWRWPGSCAMSSFLPSFCAYAKGNNYVQEGLLDETLRILLDGSLVHGGIGTKSSVSMWPVPADEMEGVEEPFLRALISFLSTLFKEKIWGPAKASSLIELFVNKLFIGEAVNTNCLKILPLLINILLEPFYGYQEPGTGVHHCSLEERFVQNTMIDWLERALNLPPLVTWKTGEDMEDWLQLVIACYPFISVGGPQALKPARSISSDERKLLYKLFQKQRHVASGSAIFNQLTVVQMLLSKLMIVSVGYCWNEFCKEDWDFLLSNLRCWIQSAVVMIEDVTENINGVVDSSADNLNLMSQKIEQIILISDPFPIKICENALLSFLLLLKHCKLQQDEERDNLSTIKSENLDSVKDRILEGILRLLFCTGISEAIASACCKEAALVVASSRVEYTHFWNLVAFGVVNSSSQCRDKALKSVEFWGLRKGSITSLYALLFTSKPIPPLQFAAYFVLSNEPVLSIAILEDNACNSNVYAATDVDVRGHDMSIEEKVHLKKEISVMVERAPFEVLGTDSLSHERVNLFLAWSLLLSHLQSLSSSSQRERLIQYIQDSATPVVLDCLFQHIPVETFTVQNLKKKDAELSGGLSEAASAATRATTTGSLLFAVESLWPVELEKISSLAGAIYGLMLQVLPAYVRGWFSDLRDRNTSAVIESFTRTCCSPPLIANELSQIKKADFRDENFSVSVSKSANEIVATYTKDETGMDLVIRLPASYPLRPVDVDCTRSLGIAETKQRKWLMSMMLFVRNQNGALAEAIGIWKRNFDKEFEGVEECPICYSVIHTADHSLPRLGCKTCKHKFHSACLCKWFSTSHKSSCPLCQSPFYGLHLE, encoded by the exons ATGAGAAGGATCCAACTTGTCATCCCTCAATGTGGGAT GAATGGTTGTTTTGGTTCCCAGAAGGTTTCATATCCAGCTTTGGTTTTATTCTTAGACAATGTTCCACCTAAATCTGTTGGAGGGGATaagttttttcttgaatttttcaaGAACTTGTGGGCTGGAAGGAAAATTTCTCTATCTACAGATAGACTGGCATTTTTCCAGGCACTGCAAGAATGTTTCCTTTGGTCATTGAAAAATGCTTCAAG ATATAATGATGGAGAAGAGTCAATCTGTCATTTCCGAGTCACTCTTGTTGATCATGTCCTTGTAAAGCTTTTTTGGAAGGATTTCCTTACAGCTGGAACCTCGAGAGCTGATGACATAATCAACTCAGGAAAAGCAACAGTTTCATCGGAGGAAAATGTTTCTGAAAATGTGAAAGTGGATATACTGAGTATGAAGTATCCTATGCCCTATTTGCAAGAGTTGGGGAAGTGCTTTATTGAAATCCTTTTAGGCATTTATATATTGGATATCAATGTTCTATCTGTTTTTATTGAGGAACTACAGGTTAATTGCATGGGTGCTCTTGAGCAAGCAGTTAATGTGGACATTGTTGAACGAATAATTTTGTTCATGTTTTTGCTGGAAAAACATGCTGTGCTGAAAGGTGCAATTTGGCCATTGGCCTATATTGTAGGACCAATGTTGGCGAAGTCTTTCTCACTCATTAAATCTTCA GATTCACCAGATACTGTGAGACTTCTGTCAGTTGCTATCTCTGTATTTGGACCACAAATGATTGTCCaagaagtttttattaaaaacaaaggGCATTACTCTAGTCAGGTTTCATGTAATGGGGATAAATTAAGGGAAGCTGAAGACTTTATGCAAATATTCAAGAACATATTTGTTCCTTGGTGCCTGCAATCAAATAGTTGCTCAACCAGTGCTCTGCTAGATTTGTTGTTGGCACTGCTGGATGATGAGTATTTCTCAGAACAATGGTCCTTCATCATCAACTATGTGATTGGCCCAAGTTATTCTGAGTTCGAATCAAGGTTATTAAATGCTGACCATGCGGCAATATTGGCCATGCTCCTAGAAAAAGCAAGGGATGGGAGAATGAAGAGGAAAGTGAAAGATGATTCCAGTCATAGTCCAGGCAGTAATGCCAAAGATTGGCATCATCCATATCTCGAATCATCTGCTATTGCTGTTTCTCAATCCCTGCCGCCTTTCAGCACTTCTTATGTGCAGTTTATATG CTCTCTTCTCGGTGGTTTAACAGAAGAAAAATCTTCTTTTCTGTCAAGAAATGCTTTGATTCTCATTTATGAAGAGATTTTCAGGAAGTTATTATGTTTTCTCCAGGCTTCACCTTTCTTTTGGGTACAGAATGCAGCTTCTGTTTTAATCAATGATGAAAAAATCCGTGTAGATTTTGATAGTTCTCTCAACATTGTTGAGATAGCTCAATTTGCTCTTGAGATACTTGATGGTAGTTTCTATAGCCTGAAGACTCTTGATGGGGAAAGTGGACTTGTATCTGGAATTTTATCTGCAATTTTTGTCATTGAATGGGAGTGTAATTTAAGCAAAGCACTAGGTTATTCACTTGATGACAATTCAATGATACAAATCAAGCCCAGGATAACATTTGGTGAATTAGTGTGTGCTTTCCATAACAAGATAAATGTTCAATTTTTGAGAAGCCTTTGCTCAGATAGCCGCAAGAGATTGTCAAATATCTTAGTTCAGTCAACAAGGTTAGCGCTATTTGCCGAAGACAGACTTATTAATGATGAAATTGTATCATTATGCTGTACATGGGTTCTTGAAGTTCTTGAGCATGTCTGtgtggatgaaaatgaagaacaaaGTCTGGTACAATATCTACTGAGTAAGGATGAAATGTGGCCTGTGTTTGTCACTCCAAATTTTAGCTTGACAAAG GCTTCTGGAGACAAGAAGTTTGTTGCTTTAATTGACAAGTTAATATCAAAAATAGGGATTGATAGAGTATTTTCTGGGTGTGGTGTTCTTAGTCCATCTTTGCTTGGAAAAGGTCAAGAGCTTGCATCTTCTGCATGGTTAGGTGCTGAAATCCTGTGCACGTGGAGATGGCCTGGAAGCTGTGCTATGTCTTCTTTCTTGCCTTCATTCTGTGCTTATGCCAAGGGCAATAATTATGTCCAGGAAGGCCTGTTAGATGAAACATTAAGAATTTTGCTTGATGGTTCCCTTGTTCATGGAGGCATTGGCACAAAGAGTTCCGTTAGTATGTGGCCAGTGCCAGCTGATGAAATGGAAGGTGTTGAAGAACCATTCTTAAGAGCACTTATTTCGTTTCTCTCTACTTTattcaaagagaaaatatgGGGCCCAGCAAAGGCATCCAGTCTGATAGAACTTTTTGTGAATAAACTCTTTATTGGGGAAGCAGTTAATACTAATTGTCTTAAGATTCTACCTTTGCTTATAAATATACTTCTAGAACCATTTTATGGGTATCAGGAACCTGGTACTGGGGTCCATCATTGTTCTTTAGAAGAAAGATTCGTGCAAAATACTATGATAGACTGGCTGGAGAGGGCACTAAATCTTCCACCTTTGGTCACATGGAAAACAGGCGAAG ACATGGAAGATTGGCTTCAGTTGGTTATTGCCTGTTATCCCTTCATCTCAGTGGGTGGTCCACAAGCATTGAAGCCAGCGAGAAGTATCAGCTCTGATGAGAGGAAGCTTCTCTATAAATTATTCCAGAAGCAAAGACATGTTGCTAGTGGATCAGCTATATTTAATCAGCTTACAGTGGTGCAGATGCTTCTATCAAAACTTATGATTGTTTCTGTAGGATATTGCTGGAATGAATTCTGTAAAGAAGATTGGGACTTTTTATTGTCTAACCTAAGGTGTTGGATTCAATCAGCAGTTGTCATGATCGAGGATGTAACTGAAAATATAAATGGTGTTGTCGATAGCTCAGCTGATAATTTAAATCTGATGAGTCAGAAAATTGagcaaattattttaatttcagatCCTTTTCCAATAAAGATTTGTGAAAATGCCCTTTTGTCTTTCTTGCTTCTCCTTAAGCACTGTAAACTTCAACAAGATGAAGAGAGAGATAATCTAAGTACAATTAAATCAGAAAATTTGGATTCTGTTAAAGATCGAATTCTAGAGGGTATCCTCCGCCTACTATTTTGTACTGGCATTTCTGAGGCTATTGCATCTGCTTGCTGTAAAGAAGCTGCCTTGGTTGTTGCATCATCACGGGTTGAATATACACACTTCTGGAATTTGGTAGCTTTTGGGGTTGTTAATTCCTCTTCACAATGTAGAGATAAAGCACTAAAATCAGTTGAATTTTGGGGACTAAGGAAAGGGTCTATTACCTCTCTGTATGCTTTACTTTTTACTTCCAAGCCAATTCCTCCATTGCAGTTTGCTGCATATTTTGTTCTTTCAAATGAGCCTGTTTTAAGCATTGCTATCCTTGAAGATAATGCTTGCAACTCAAACGTATATGCTGCTACTGACGTTGATGTCAGGGGGCATGATATGTCAATAGAAGAAAAGGTCCATCTGAAAAAGGAAATATCTGTCATGGTAGAAAGGGCACCTTTTGAGGTTCTTGGAACGGACTCTCTTTCACATGAACGC GTAAATCTCTTCCTTGCTTGGTCTTTGTTGTTATCACATCTACAGTCATTATCTTCCTCATCTCAAAGGGAGAGACTGATCCAGTACATACAAGACTCTGCTACTCCAGTTGTTTTGGATTGCCTTTTCCAGCATATTCCTGTAGAGACTTTCACAGTTCAGAATCTAAAGAAGAAAGATGCAGAGCTCTCTGGTGGCTTGTCGGAAGCTGCAAGTGCTGCAACCCGTGCCACCACAACTGGTTCACTCTTGTTTGCTGTGGAATCTCTTTGGCCTGTTGAATTGGAGAAAATTTCATCACTTGCTGGTGCAATATATGGTTTAATGCTCCAGGTTCTTCCAGCTTATGTACGTGGCTGGTTTAGTGATTTACGTGACCGTAATACTTCAGCTGTCATTGAATCCTTTACAAGGACTTGCTGCAGCCCTCCTCTCATTGCAAATGAATTGTCTCAG ATTAAGAAAGCCGACTTTCGTGATGAGAATTTCTCAGTAAGTGTAAGCAAATCAGCAAATGAGATTGTTGCTACTTACACAAAGGATGAAACGGGAATGGATCTAGTCATTCGTCTCCCTGCATCTTATCCACTAAGGCCAGTAGATGTTGATTGTACAAGGAGCCTTGGAATTGCTGAGACCAAGCAAAGGAAATGGTTGATGTCAATGATGCTGTTTGTTCGTAATCAG AATGGAGCTTTAGCAGAAGCTATAGGAATTTGGAAGCGCAATTTCGATAAAGAATTTGAAGGTGTTGAGGAGTGCCCGATCTGTTACAGTGTAATTCACACCGCAGACCACAGTCTTCCTCGTCTTGGTTGCAAGACATGCAAACACAAGTTTCATTCTGCTTGTCTTTGTAAATGGTTTTCTACTTCTCACAAATCATCATGCCCACTGTGTCAATCTCCCTTCTATGGTTTACACCTTGAGTAA
- the LOC106764743 gene encoding E3 ubiquitin-protein ligase listerin isoform X1 yields MGKQKGENARSKSRPSSSSLAASLLPSGPAAAAAVGFGGFVGSSRLDLPSSSEDSLPFVDVDSELAVHLKRLGRKDPTTKLKALTALSMLLQEKSAKESILIVPQWAFEYKRLLLDYNREVRRATHDTMTALVTSVGRDLALHLKTLMGPWWFAQFDPVSEVSQAAKRSFQAAFPAQEKRLDALILCTTQIFMYLEENLKLTPQNLSDKAVATDELDEIYQQVISSTLLALATLLDVLICLQQRPGFENVTTEPKHASKARVAAVSFTEKLFKDHKYFHDFLRSQRPSIRSATYSVLKSLIKNMPQAINDGNLKTVAGAILGAFNEKDPTCHPSMWDVILLFSRKFPDGWSSLNIQKSVLNPFWHFLRNGCFGSQKVSYPALVLFLDNVPPKSVGGDKFFLEFFKNLWAGRKISLSTDRLAFFQALQECFLWSLKNASRYNDGEESICHFRVTLVDHVLVKLFWKDFLTAGTSRADDIINSGKATVSSEENVSENVKVDILSMKYPMPYLQELGKCFIEILLGIYILDINVLSVFIEELQVNCMGALEQAVNVDIVERIILFMFLLEKHAVLKGAIWPLAYIVGPMLAKSFSLIKSSDSPDTVRLLSVAISVFGPQMIVQEVFIKNKGHYSSQVSCNGDKLREAEDFMQIFKNIFVPWCLQSNSCSTSALLDLLLALLDDEYFSEQWSFIINYVIGPSYSEFESRLLNADHAAILAMLLEKARDGRMKRKVKDDSSHSPGSNAKDWHHPYLESSAIAVSQSLPPFSTSYVQFICSLLGGLTEEKSSFLSRNALILIYEEIFRKLLCFLQASPFFWVQNAASVLINDEKIRVDFDSSLNIVEIAQFALEILDGSFYSLKTLDGESGLVSGILSAIFVIEWECNLSKALGYSLDDNSMIQIKPRITFGELVCAFHNKINVQFLRSLCSDSRKRLSNILVQSTRLALFAEDRLINDEIVSLCCTWVLEVLEHVCVDENEEQSLVQYLLSKDEMWPVFVTPNFSLTKASGDKKFVALIDKLISKIGIDRVFSGCGVLSPSLLGKGQELASSAWLGAEILCTWRWPGSCAMSSFLPSFCAYAKGNNYVQEGLLDETLRILLDGSLVHGGIGTKSSVSMWPVPADEMEGVEEPFLRALISFLSTLFKEKIWGPAKASSLIELFVNKLFIGEAVNTNCLKILPLLINILLEPFYGYQEPGTGVHHCSLEERFVQNTMIDWLERALNLPPLVTWKTGEDMEDWLQLVIACYPFISVGGPQALKPARSISSDERKLLYKLFQKQRHVASGSAIFNQLTVVQMLLSKLMIVSVGYCWNEFCKEDWDFLLSNLRCWIQSAVVMIEDVTENINGVVDSSADNLNLMSQKIEQIILISDPFPIKICENALLSFLLLLKHCKLQQDEERDNLSTIKSENLDSVKDRILEGILRLLFCTGISEAIASACCKEAALVVASSRVEYTHFWNLVAFGVVNSSSQCRDKALKSVEFWGLRKGSITSLYALLFTSKPIPPLQFAAYFVLSNEPVLSIAILEDNACNSNVYAATDVDVRGHDMSIEEKVHLKKEISVMVERAPFEVLGTDSLSHERVNLFLAWSLLLSHLQSLSSSSQRERLIQYIQDSATPVVLDCLFQHIPVETFTVQNLKKKDAELSGGLSEAASAATRATTTGSLLFAVESLWPVELEKISSLAGAIYGLMLQVLPAYVRGWFSDLRDRNTSAVIESFTRTCCSPPLIANELSQIKKADFRDENFSVSVSKSANEIVATYTKDETGMDLVIRLPASYPLRPVDVDCTRSLGIAETKQRKWLMSMMLFVRNQNGALAEAIGIWKRNFDKEFEGVEECPICYSVIHTADHSLPRLGCKTCKHKFHSACLCKWFSTSHKSSCPLCQSPFYGLHLE; encoded by the exons ATGGGAAAGCAGAAAGGAGAAAACGCCAGAAGCAAGTCACGCCCTTCCAGTAGTAG TCTCGCCGCCTCGCTCTTGCCTTCCGGCCCCGCCGCCGCTGCCGCCGTCGGATTCGGTGGTTTTGTCGGCAGCTCGCGCCTTGATCTTCCTTCTTCGTCCGAGGACTCCCTCCCCTTTGTC GATGTTGATAGTGAGCTTGCGGTTCACTTGAAGAGGCTAGGCAGGAAGGATCCCACCACTAAG cTTAAGGCATTGACAGCTCTATCTATGCTGCTTCAAGAAAAGTCTGCAAAAGAAAGCATTCTAATAGTTCCGCAATGG GCATTTGAGTACAAAAGGCTTTTGCTGGACTACAATAGGGAGGTTCGGCGGGCCACTCATGATACCATGACCGCTCTTGTTACTTCTGTTGG GAGAGATTTAGCTCTGCATTTGAAGACTTTGATGGGACCATGGTGGTTTGCTCAATTTGATCCAGTTTCTGAAGTTTCCCAGGCAGCAAAAAGGTCTTTCCAG GCAGCCTTTCCAGCACAGGAAAAGAGACTTGATGCTTTGATTTTATGCACAACacaaatatttatgtatttagaAGAAAACCTAAAGCTCACACCGCAAAATTTATCTGATAAAGCTGTAGCTACAGATGAGTTAGATGAGATATATCAGCAG GTGATATCATCAACGTTGTTAGCATTGGCCACTCTTCTTGATGTTTTAATTTGCTTACAACAACGACCTGGTTTTGAGAACGTAACTACTGAACCTAAACATGCTTCTAAGGCTAGGGTGGCTGCTGTTTCTTTTACGGAGAAGCTGTTCAAAGATCATAAATACTTTCATGACTTTTTGAGGTCACAAAGGCCTAGCATTCGATCAGCTACTTATAGTGTATTGAAGagcttaataaaaaatatgccACAGGCTATTAATGATGGAAATTTAAAAACTGTTGCTGGTGCAATTCTTGGTGCTTTCAATGAGAAGGATCCAACTTGTCATCCCTCAATGTGGGATGTAATATTACTTTTCTCTAGAAAATTCCCAGATGGTTGGTCTTCCTTAAACATTCAAAAAAGCGTACTAAATCCGTTTTGGCATTTTCTTAGGAATGGTTGTTTTGGTTCCCAGAAGGTTTCATATCCAGCTTTGGTTTTATTCTTAGACAATGTTCCACCTAAATCTGTTGGAGGGGATaagttttttcttgaatttttcaaGAACTTGTGGGCTGGAAGGAAAATTTCTCTATCTACAGATAGACTGGCATTTTTCCAGGCACTGCAAGAATGTTTCCTTTGGTCATTGAAAAATGCTTCAAG ATATAATGATGGAGAAGAGTCAATCTGTCATTTCCGAGTCACTCTTGTTGATCATGTCCTTGTAAAGCTTTTTTGGAAGGATTTCCTTACAGCTGGAACCTCGAGAGCTGATGACATAATCAACTCAGGAAAAGCAACAGTTTCATCGGAGGAAAATGTTTCTGAAAATGTGAAAGTGGATATACTGAGTATGAAGTATCCTATGCCCTATTTGCAAGAGTTGGGGAAGTGCTTTATTGAAATCCTTTTAGGCATTTATATATTGGATATCAATGTTCTATCTGTTTTTATTGAGGAACTACAGGTTAATTGCATGGGTGCTCTTGAGCAAGCAGTTAATGTGGACATTGTTGAACGAATAATTTTGTTCATGTTTTTGCTGGAAAAACATGCTGTGCTGAAAGGTGCAATTTGGCCATTGGCCTATATTGTAGGACCAATGTTGGCGAAGTCTTTCTCACTCATTAAATCTTCA GATTCACCAGATACTGTGAGACTTCTGTCAGTTGCTATCTCTGTATTTGGACCACAAATGATTGTCCaagaagtttttattaaaaacaaaggGCATTACTCTAGTCAGGTTTCATGTAATGGGGATAAATTAAGGGAAGCTGAAGACTTTATGCAAATATTCAAGAACATATTTGTTCCTTGGTGCCTGCAATCAAATAGTTGCTCAACCAGTGCTCTGCTAGATTTGTTGTTGGCACTGCTGGATGATGAGTATTTCTCAGAACAATGGTCCTTCATCATCAACTATGTGATTGGCCCAAGTTATTCTGAGTTCGAATCAAGGTTATTAAATGCTGACCATGCGGCAATATTGGCCATGCTCCTAGAAAAAGCAAGGGATGGGAGAATGAAGAGGAAAGTGAAAGATGATTCCAGTCATAGTCCAGGCAGTAATGCCAAAGATTGGCATCATCCATATCTCGAATCATCTGCTATTGCTGTTTCTCAATCCCTGCCGCCTTTCAGCACTTCTTATGTGCAGTTTATATG CTCTCTTCTCGGTGGTTTAACAGAAGAAAAATCTTCTTTTCTGTCAAGAAATGCTTTGATTCTCATTTATGAAGAGATTTTCAGGAAGTTATTATGTTTTCTCCAGGCTTCACCTTTCTTTTGGGTACAGAATGCAGCTTCTGTTTTAATCAATGATGAAAAAATCCGTGTAGATTTTGATAGTTCTCTCAACATTGTTGAGATAGCTCAATTTGCTCTTGAGATACTTGATGGTAGTTTCTATAGCCTGAAGACTCTTGATGGGGAAAGTGGACTTGTATCTGGAATTTTATCTGCAATTTTTGTCATTGAATGGGAGTGTAATTTAAGCAAAGCACTAGGTTATTCACTTGATGACAATTCAATGATACAAATCAAGCCCAGGATAACATTTGGTGAATTAGTGTGTGCTTTCCATAACAAGATAAATGTTCAATTTTTGAGAAGCCTTTGCTCAGATAGCCGCAAGAGATTGTCAAATATCTTAGTTCAGTCAACAAGGTTAGCGCTATTTGCCGAAGACAGACTTATTAATGATGAAATTGTATCATTATGCTGTACATGGGTTCTTGAAGTTCTTGAGCATGTCTGtgtggatgaaaatgaagaacaaaGTCTGGTACAATATCTACTGAGTAAGGATGAAATGTGGCCTGTGTTTGTCACTCCAAATTTTAGCTTGACAAAG GCTTCTGGAGACAAGAAGTTTGTTGCTTTAATTGACAAGTTAATATCAAAAATAGGGATTGATAGAGTATTTTCTGGGTGTGGTGTTCTTAGTCCATCTTTGCTTGGAAAAGGTCAAGAGCTTGCATCTTCTGCATGGTTAGGTGCTGAAATCCTGTGCACGTGGAGATGGCCTGGAAGCTGTGCTATGTCTTCTTTCTTGCCTTCATTCTGTGCTTATGCCAAGGGCAATAATTATGTCCAGGAAGGCCTGTTAGATGAAACATTAAGAATTTTGCTTGATGGTTCCCTTGTTCATGGAGGCATTGGCACAAAGAGTTCCGTTAGTATGTGGCCAGTGCCAGCTGATGAAATGGAAGGTGTTGAAGAACCATTCTTAAGAGCACTTATTTCGTTTCTCTCTACTTTattcaaagagaaaatatgGGGCCCAGCAAAGGCATCCAGTCTGATAGAACTTTTTGTGAATAAACTCTTTATTGGGGAAGCAGTTAATACTAATTGTCTTAAGATTCTACCTTTGCTTATAAATATACTTCTAGAACCATTTTATGGGTATCAGGAACCTGGTACTGGGGTCCATCATTGTTCTTTAGAAGAAAGATTCGTGCAAAATACTATGATAGACTGGCTGGAGAGGGCACTAAATCTTCCACCTTTGGTCACATGGAAAACAGGCGAAG ACATGGAAGATTGGCTTCAGTTGGTTATTGCCTGTTATCCCTTCATCTCAGTGGGTGGTCCACAAGCATTGAAGCCAGCGAGAAGTATCAGCTCTGATGAGAGGAAGCTTCTCTATAAATTATTCCAGAAGCAAAGACATGTTGCTAGTGGATCAGCTATATTTAATCAGCTTACAGTGGTGCAGATGCTTCTATCAAAACTTATGATTGTTTCTGTAGGATATTGCTGGAATGAATTCTGTAAAGAAGATTGGGACTTTTTATTGTCTAACCTAAGGTGTTGGATTCAATCAGCAGTTGTCATGATCGAGGATGTAACTGAAAATATAAATGGTGTTGTCGATAGCTCAGCTGATAATTTAAATCTGATGAGTCAGAAAATTGagcaaattattttaatttcagatCCTTTTCCAATAAAGATTTGTGAAAATGCCCTTTTGTCTTTCTTGCTTCTCCTTAAGCACTGTAAACTTCAACAAGATGAAGAGAGAGATAATCTAAGTACAATTAAATCAGAAAATTTGGATTCTGTTAAAGATCGAATTCTAGAGGGTATCCTCCGCCTACTATTTTGTACTGGCATTTCTGAGGCTATTGCATCTGCTTGCTGTAAAGAAGCTGCCTTGGTTGTTGCATCATCACGGGTTGAATATACACACTTCTGGAATTTGGTAGCTTTTGGGGTTGTTAATTCCTCTTCACAATGTAGAGATAAAGCACTAAAATCAGTTGAATTTTGGGGACTAAGGAAAGGGTCTATTACCTCTCTGTATGCTTTACTTTTTACTTCCAAGCCAATTCCTCCATTGCAGTTTGCTGCATATTTTGTTCTTTCAAATGAGCCTGTTTTAAGCATTGCTATCCTTGAAGATAATGCTTGCAACTCAAACGTATATGCTGCTACTGACGTTGATGTCAGGGGGCATGATATGTCAATAGAAGAAAAGGTCCATCTGAAAAAGGAAATATCTGTCATGGTAGAAAGGGCACCTTTTGAGGTTCTTGGAACGGACTCTCTTTCACATGAACGC GTAAATCTCTTCCTTGCTTGGTCTTTGTTGTTATCACATCTACAGTCATTATCTTCCTCATCTCAAAGGGAGAGACTGATCCAGTACATACAAGACTCTGCTACTCCAGTTGTTTTGGATTGCCTTTTCCAGCATATTCCTGTAGAGACTTTCACAGTTCAGAATCTAAAGAAGAAAGATGCAGAGCTCTCTGGTGGCTTGTCGGAAGCTGCAAGTGCTGCAACCCGTGCCACCACAACTGGTTCACTCTTGTTTGCTGTGGAATCTCTTTGGCCTGTTGAATTGGAGAAAATTTCATCACTTGCTGGTGCAATATATGGTTTAATGCTCCAGGTTCTTCCAGCTTATGTACGTGGCTGGTTTAGTGATTTACGTGACCGTAATACTTCAGCTGTCATTGAATCCTTTACAAGGACTTGCTGCAGCCCTCCTCTCATTGCAAATGAATTGTCTCAG ATTAAGAAAGCCGACTTTCGTGATGAGAATTTCTCAGTAAGTGTAAGCAAATCAGCAAATGAGATTGTTGCTACTTACACAAAGGATGAAACGGGAATGGATCTAGTCATTCGTCTCCCTGCATCTTATCCACTAAGGCCAGTAGATGTTGATTGTACAAGGAGCCTTGGAATTGCTGAGACCAAGCAAAGGAAATGGTTGATGTCAATGATGCTGTTTGTTCGTAATCAG AATGGAGCTTTAGCAGAAGCTATAGGAATTTGGAAGCGCAATTTCGATAAAGAATTTGAAGGTGTTGAGGAGTGCCCGATCTGTTACAGTGTAATTCACACCGCAGACCACAGTCTTCCTCGTCTTGGTTGCAAGACATGCAAACACAAGTTTCATTCTGCTTGTCTTTGTAAATGGTTTTCTACTTCTCACAAATCATCATGCCCACTGTGTCAATCTCCCTTCTATGGTTTACACCTTGAGTAA